In a single window of the Acyrthosiphon pisum isolate AL4f chromosome X, pea_aphid_22Mar2018_4r6ur, whole genome shotgun sequence genome:
- the LOC115033303 gene encoding uncharacterized protein LOC115033303 translates to MYICCVHAPHDASKTTFSVPKNEGEKEKWEKALGMVLKKSHRVCAKHFETYDIKSTWESGEGLNKYTICLKIPRLVEGAVPKLMLNCERKVSNDQNKNVEV, encoded by the exons ATGTATATCTGTTGTGTACATGCACCTCATGATGCATCCAAAACTACATTTAGTGTTCCCAAAAATGAGggagaaaaagaaaaatgggAAAAAGCTCTGGGAATGGTTTTAAAAAAGAGCCATCGTGTCTGCGctaaacattttgaaacttatgaTATTAAAAGTACTTGGGAGTCTGGTGAaggattaaataaatacacg atATGTTTGAAAATTCCGAGATTAGTAGAAGGGGCTGTACCGAAGTTAATGTTAAATTGTGAAAGAAAAGTTTCAaatgatcaaaataaaaatgtagaggtttga